Proteins from one Belonocnema kinseyi isolate 2016_QV_RU_SX_M_011 chromosome 8, B_treatae_v1, whole genome shotgun sequence genomic window:
- the LOC117178647 gene encoding cellular nucleic acid-binding protein-like, with protein MKVSFTKRPFRGNLKAFAELSDELAARLVRAGHLKVGWVSCHVSKRIEAMKCYRCPGFGHMAAKCEGPDRTKSCWRCGKEGSKAVACESTPQCYLCVANGDAPLTDHRLGTRSCLAFREAASLKKPLGLSI; from the coding sequence ATGAAGGTCAGCTTCACGAAAAGGCCTTTCAGAGGCAATTTAAAGGCCTTTGCGGAGCTGTCAGACGAACTGGCTGCAAGGCTGGTACGCGCAGGACACCTGAAGGTGGGTTGGGTGTCCTGCCATGTAAGTAAAAGGATAGAGGCCATGAAATGCTACCGCTGCCCAGGCTTTGGTCACATGGCAGCGAAATGCGAGGGTCCAGACAGGACCAAATCATGCTGGCGATGCGGAAAAGAAGGAAGCAAAGCTGTAGCATGCGAAAGCACACCGCAGTGCTACCTCTGCGTCGCAAATGGAGATGCGCCACTGACAGACCATCGTTTGGGTACAAGGAGTTGCTTGGCGTTCAGAGAGGCAGCCTCGTTGAAGAAGCCTCTTGGACTTTCAATCTAA